In the genome of Mytilus edulis chromosome 3, xbMytEdul2.2, whole genome shotgun sequence, one region contains:
- the LOC139514404 gene encoding acetylcholine receptor subunit beta-like, which produces MTWKTLILLITLMDIYLAATEDNDKGNSEHAAIGAKGVGPTKPVYSTSLETSLRHELFTEYEVLQRPRENVKISISLTILTVNDLNIKDQSLSISGYLTVVWRDSRLDWSNSSATSQDFTNVKFLFSTEEYVWRPALIIENSVKDIGIINDKFIPMRIVSDGNIVWNPSGIYEVSCESDITYYPLDTQQCTVKISSWAYTAAEVSLEFGNESVDLSFYSANGEWDLVYSSSSRSGSKSRGGIAFSSLTFAIKLQRRPMFHVINTLFPVALMAVLIAMVFKLPVDSGEKIGFSLTVLLAYAVYLTMISDNIPSTSVNICYLSIYLVFILTLGATSVILTIIVLSLHFKSKEDEIPQWVKTMTKKCLLKIAGMQSCCKCCENKKETEVKVLTQTALANLKTERKGHSQFAEAVSSMDNKLTWEKLSKIMDKVFFNIYIAIIVIVTVMLFLAIFVNYYTS; this is translated from the exons atatatatttgGCTGCTACTGAAGACAACGACAAAGGCAATT CAGAGCACGCAGCCATAGGAGCCAAAGGCGTAGGACCAACTAAACCGGTATACAGTACATCACTAGAAACATCACTTAGGCATGAATTGTTCACGGAGTATGAAGTGTTACAGAGACCTCGCGAGAACGTCAAAATATCCATCAGTTTAACCATTCTAACTGTCAACGATCTG aatattaaaGACCAATCACTATCAATATCAGGATACCTAACTGTT GTTTGGCGTGATTCCAGATTAGACTGGTCAAACAGTTCCGCTACCTCACAAGACTTTACCAATGTAAAGTTCCTCTTCAGTACAGAAGAATATGTTTGGAGACCCGCACTTATCATAGAAAACTC AGTTAAGGACATAGGCATTATCAATGATAAATTTATTCCAATGCGAATTGTGAGTGATGGGAACATAGTCTGGAACCCATCAGGCATATACGAAGTGAGCTGTGAATCGGACATCACGTACTACCCTCTGGACACACAACAATGTACAGTAAAGATAAGTTCCTGGGCTTATACCGCCGCGGAAGTTTCATTAGAATTTGGAAATGAATCTGTAGACCTCAGTTTCTATTCAGCAAATGGAGAATGGGATCTTGTTTATTCATCAAGTAGCAGATCGGGTTCTAAATCAAGAGGAGGAATTGCGTTTTCAAGTCTAACTTTTGCAATCAAGCTCCAACGCCGTCCAATGTTCCACGTCATTAACACCTTATTTCCTGTTGCTTTGATGGCAGTTTTGATTGCTATGGTGTTCAAGCTGCCAGTGGATTCAGGAGAGAAAATAGGTTTCTCATTGACCGTTCTATTAGCCTATGCTGTATATCTGACCATGATTTCGGACAATATTCCCAGTACCTCTGTCAATATATGCTACCTCT CTATATACCTTGTATTTATTCTAACTCTTGGAGCTACATCAGTTATCCTTACAATCATCGTTCTCAGTCTTCATTTCAAATCAAAGGAAGATGAAATACCACAATGGGTTAAAACCATGACAAAGAAATGTCTTCTTAAAATTGCTGGCATGCAAAGTTGTTGTAAATGTTGCGAGAATAAAAAAGAAACCGAAGTTAAAGTTCTGACACAGACAGCCCTAGCAAATTTGAAAACAGAAAGGAAAGGTCACTCTCAATTTGCTGAAGCAGTCAGTTCGATGGACAACAAGTTGACCTGGGAAAAACTATCCAAAATAATGGACAAAGTGTTTTTTAACATTTACATTGCAATAATTGTCATAGTCACTGTGATGTTGTTCCTTGCAATATTTGTGAATTACTACACGTCTTAA